In the Silurus meridionalis isolate SWU-2019-XX chromosome 6, ASM1480568v1, whole genome shotgun sequence genome, one interval contains:
- the LOC124387655 gene encoding phospholipid scramblase 1-like isoform X3: protein MGETSITDPAPDSVAPQSLPMRPVGCPPGLEYLTQDNLGYEVMRLTRPLRCGSCCFPCCLQELEVQSPPGFPIGYIVQTWHPCLPKYTIQNEKKQDILKIVGPCCPWKCCSDVNFEVLSLDETASVGRISKQWAGLLKEAFSDAENFGIEFPMDLDVKMKAVLLGACFLIDFMFYEDPK, encoded by the exons ATGGGAGAAACATCAATCACTGATCCAGCCCCTG ACTCTGTGGCTCCTCAGAGTCTTCCCATGAGACCAGTTGGATGTCCCCCTGGCCTGGAGTATTTGACACAG GACAACCTGGGCTACGAGGTGATGAGGCTGACGCGACCGTTGCGCTGCGGCAGCTGCTGTTTCCCCTGCTGTCTGCAAGAG ctTGAGGTGCAGTCTCCACCGGGCTTTCCTATTGGCTACATAGTTCAGACATGGCACCCTTGCTTACCCAAATACACCATTCAGAATGAGAAGAAACAGGACATTCTGAAGATTGTGGGACCCTGCTGCCCCTGGAAATGTTGTTCTGATGTGAATTTTGAg gTTTTGTCATTGGACGAAACGGCCTCCGTGGGTCGGATCAGTAAGCAGTGGGCGGGCCTCCTGAAAGAGGCTTTCAGCGACGCTGAAAATTTCGGCATCGAGTTTCCAATGGACCTGGATGTCAAGATGAAGGCGGTGCTTCTTGGAGCCTGTTTTCTAATC GATTTCATGTTCTACGAGGAtcctaaataa
- the LOC124387655 gene encoding phospholipid scramblase 1-like isoform X2 has protein sequence MRPVGCPPGLEYLTQINQLLIHQKVEMVEVFFGCETNNKYMVKNTLGQQIFYVAEENDCCNRNCCGPIRSFVIHIQDNLGYEVMRLTRPLRCGSCCFPCCLQELEVQSPPGFPIGYIVQTWHPCLPKYTIQNEKKQDILKIVGPCCPWKCCSDVNFEVLSLDETASVGRISKQWAGLLKEAFSDAENFGIEFPMDLDVKMKAVLLGACFLIDFMFYEDPK, from the exons ATGAGACCAGTTGGATGTCCCCCTGGCCTGGAGTATTTGACACAG ATCAACCAGCTTCTGATTCACCAGAAGGTTGAGATGGTTGAAG TTTTTTTTGGATGTGAGACCAACAACAAGTACATGGTGAAGAACACGCTCGGCCAGCAGATCTTTTACGTAGCCGAGGAGAACGACTGTTGTAATAGGAACTGTTGCGGACCAATTCGTTCCTTCGTCATTCACATTCAGGACAACCTGGGCTACGAGGTGATGAGGCTGACGCGACCGTTGCGCTGCGGCAGCTGCTGTTTCCCCTGCTGTCTGCAAGAG ctTGAGGTGCAGTCTCCACCGGGCTTTCCTATTGGCTACATAGTTCAGACATGGCACCCTTGCTTACCCAAATACACCATTCAGAATGAGAAGAAACAGGACATTCTGAAGATTGTGGGACCCTGCTGCCCCTGGAAATGTTGTTCTGATGTGAATTTTGAg gTTTTGTCATTGGACGAAACGGCCTCCGTGGGTCGGATCAGTAAGCAGTGGGCGGGCCTCCTGAAAGAGGCTTTCAGCGACGCTGAAAATTTCGGCATCGAGTTTCCAATGGACCTGGATGTCAAGATGAAGGCGGTGCTTCTTGGAGCCTGTTTTCTAATC GATTTCATGTTCTACGAGGAtcctaaataa
- the LOC124387655 gene encoding phospholipid scramblase 2-like isoform X1: MGETSITDPAPDSVAPQSLPMRPVGCPPGLEYLTQINQLLIHQKVEMVEVFFGCETNNKYMVKNTLGQQIFYVAEENDCCNRNCCGPIRSFVIHIQDNLGYEVMRLTRPLRCGSCCFPCCLQELEVQSPPGFPIGYIVQTWHPCLPKYTIQNEKKQDILKIVGPCCPWKCCSDVNFEVLSLDETASVGRISKQWAGLLKEAFSDAENFGIEFPMDLDVKMKAVLLGACFLIDFMFYEDPK; encoded by the exons ATGGGAGAAACATCAATCACTGATCCAGCCCCTG ACTCTGTGGCTCCTCAGAGTCTTCCCATGAGACCAGTTGGATGTCCCCCTGGCCTGGAGTATTTGACACAG ATCAACCAGCTTCTGATTCACCAGAAGGTTGAGATGGTTGAAG TTTTTTTTGGATGTGAGACCAACAACAAGTACATGGTGAAGAACACGCTCGGCCAGCAGATCTTTTACGTAGCCGAGGAGAACGACTGTTGTAATAGGAACTGTTGCGGACCAATTCGTTCCTTCGTCATTCACATTCAGGACAACCTGGGCTACGAGGTGATGAGGCTGACGCGACCGTTGCGCTGCGGCAGCTGCTGTTTCCCCTGCTGTCTGCAAGAG ctTGAGGTGCAGTCTCCACCGGGCTTTCCTATTGGCTACATAGTTCAGACATGGCACCCTTGCTTACCCAAATACACCATTCAGAATGAGAAGAAACAGGACATTCTGAAGATTGTGGGACCCTGCTGCCCCTGGAAATGTTGTTCTGATGTGAATTTTGAg gTTTTGTCATTGGACGAAACGGCCTCCGTGGGTCGGATCAGTAAGCAGTGGGCGGGCCTCCTGAAAGAGGCTTTCAGCGACGCTGAAAATTTCGGCATCGAGTTTCCAATGGACCTGGATGTCAAGATGAAGGCGGTGCTTCTTGGAGCCTGTTTTCTAATC GATTTCATGTTCTACGAGGAtcctaaataa
- the LOC124387655 gene encoding phospholipid scramblase 1-like isoform X4 — protein sequence MRLTRPLRCGSCCFPCCLQELEVQSPPGFPIGYIVQTWHPCLPKYTIQNEKKQDILKIVGPCCPWKCCSDVNFEVLSLDETASVGRISKQWAGLLKEAFSDAENFGIEFPMDLDVKMKAVLLGACFLIDFMFYEDPK from the exons ATGAGGCTGACGCGACCGTTGCGCTGCGGCAGCTGCTGTTTCCCCTGCTGTCTGCAAGAG ctTGAGGTGCAGTCTCCACCGGGCTTTCCTATTGGCTACATAGTTCAGACATGGCACCCTTGCTTACCCAAATACACCATTCAGAATGAGAAGAAACAGGACATTCTGAAGATTGTGGGACCCTGCTGCCCCTGGAAATGTTGTTCTGATGTGAATTTTGAg gTTTTGTCATTGGACGAAACGGCCTCCGTGGGTCGGATCAGTAAGCAGTGGGCGGGCCTCCTGAAAGAGGCTTTCAGCGACGCTGAAAATTTCGGCATCGAGTTTCCAATGGACCTGGATGTCAAGATGAAGGCGGTGCTTCTTGGAGCCTGTTTTCTAATC GATTTCATGTTCTACGAGGAtcctaaataa
- the LOC124387653 gene encoding phospholipid scramblase 1-like: MDPAGHFTANCIDLQPGKNFSNPSYGHVPVPPGYVPPQVPAMMPAPQRPAGCPPGLEYLTQIDQLLVHQKVELAEVFLGWETNNKYLVKNTVGQQVFYVAEENDCCNRNCCGPLRSFVLHIQDNMGQEVITLTRPLRCGSCCFPCCLQELEVQSPPGTPIGYVVQSWHPFLPKFTIQNERKQDVLKIVGPFCTFKCCSDVNFEVLSTDETSSVGRISKQWSGYVQEAFTDADNFGIKFPLDLDVKIKAVLLGACFLIDFMFYENKQRRH; this comes from the exons ATGGATCCAGCGG GTCATTTTACAGCCAACTGCATTGATCTCCAGCCAGGAAAAAACTTCTCCAATCCCAGTTATGGACACGTTCCTGTACCACCAG GGTATGTGCCTCCTCAGGTTCCGGCGATGATGCCGGCTCCGCAGAGACCGGCTGGGTGTCCACCAGGGCTGGAGTACTTAACGCAG ATCGACCAGCTTCTCGTTCACCAGAAAGTGGAGCTTGCTGAAG TCTTCTTAGGATGGGAGACCAACAACAAGTATCTGGTGAAGAACACGGTCGGCCAACAGGTCTTCTACGTAGCCGAGGAGAACGACTGCTGTAACCGGAACTGCTGCGGACCACTCCGTTCTTTCGTCCTCCACATCCAGGACAACATGGGCCAGGAGGTGATCACGCTGACACGACCGCTACGCTGCGGGAGCTGCTGTTTCCCCTGCTGTCTGCAAGAG CTCGAGGTGCAGTCTCCACCGGGCACTCCAATCGGCTATGTGGTTCAATCATGGCACCCTTTCTTGCCCAAGTTCACCATTCAAAATGAGAGGAAGCAGGACGTTTTGAAGATTGTTGGACCTTTTTGCACCTTTAAATGTTGTTCAGATGTGAATTTCGAG GTTCTGTCGACGGATGAAACGTCGTCGGTGGGCCGCATCAGTAAACAGTGGTCTGGCTACGTACAAGAAGCTTTCACGGACGCTGACAATTTCGGGATCAAGTTCCCTCTGGACCTGGATGTGAAGATCAAGGCTGTGCTTCTCGGCGCCTGCTTTCTGATT GATTTTATGTTCTATGAGAATAAACAGAGGAGGCACTGA
- the LOC124387652 gene encoding phospholipid scramblase 2-like isoform X3, with amino-acid sequence MMAGYVPPQIPTIMPAPQRPPGCPPGLEYLTQVDQLLVHQKVELIEAFLGWETNNQYVVKNSLGQQVWLAAEESDFCTRMVCGSVRSFVMRLRDNVGRETITIARPLNCSSCCFPCCLQELEVQAPPGTAIGYVTQDWHPYLPKFTIRDVTRRAMLRIVGPFCHWNCCSDVIFKITSLDEASVIGTISKQWAGLDMEMFTDADHFGVRFPMDLDVKIKAVVLAACFLIDFMFFEHLPKQH; translated from the exons ATGATGGCAG GGTATGTGCCACCTCAGATACCCACCATAATGCCTGCCCCTCAGAGACCGCCAGGATGCCCACCTGGACTGGAGTACTTGACCCAG GTTGACCAACTCCTTGTCCACCAGAAGGTGGAGCTAATCGAAG cttttttggGTTGGGAGACCAACAACCAGTATGTCGTGAAAAACAGCCTGGGACAGCAGGTGTGGCTCGCCGCAGAAGAAAGCGACTTTTGCACCAGGATGGTCTGCGGTTCCGTACGCTCGTTCGTCATGCGCCTCCGGGACAACGTGGGGCGGGAAACGATCACGATCGCACGGCCTTTAAATTGCAGCAGCTGCTGTTTTCCCTGCTGCCTACAGGAA CTGGAGGTTCAGGCTCCTCCCGGCACTGCGATTGGATACGTGACTCAGGACTGGCACCCGTATCTCCCCAAGTTCACTATCAGGGATGTGACGAGGAGAGCGATGCTGAGGATCGTCGGGCCTTTCTGCCATTGGAACTGCTGCTCCGATGTCATTTTTAAG ATCACGTCCCTGGACGAGGCTTCAGTAATCGGTACGATAAGCAAGCAGTGGGCAGGATTGGACATGGAAATGTTTACGGACGCAGATCATTTCGGAGTGCGGTTTCCCATGGACCTGGATGTTAAAATCAAAGCTGTGGTGTTGGCTGCTTGTTTCCTCATT GATTTCATGTTTTTTGAGCATTTGCCCAAACAACACTGA
- the LOC124387652 gene encoding phospholipid scramblase 2-like isoform X2 — protein MVPAYNTDPYGNAFSNGHVPLPPGFVPPQVPQMMAGYVPPQIPTIMPAPQRPPGCPPGLEYLTQVDQLLVHQKVELIEAFLGWETNNQYVVKNSLGQQVWLAAEESDFCTRMVCGSVRSFVMRLRDNVGRETITIARPLNCSSCCFPCCLQELEVQAPPGTAIGYVTQDWHPYLPKFTIRDVTRRAMLRIVGPFCHWNCCSDVIFKITSLDEASVIGTISKQWAGLDMEMFTDADHFGVRFPMDLDVKIKAVVLAACFLIDFMFFEHLPKQH, from the exons ATGGTCCCGG CTTACAACACCGATCCATACGGCAACGCTTTCTCAAACGGACATGTTCCTCTGCCACCAG GTTTTGTGCCCCCACAGGTACCTCAGATGATGGCAG GGTATGTGCCACCTCAGATACCCACCATAATGCCTGCCCCTCAGAGACCGCCAGGATGCCCACCTGGACTGGAGTACTTGACCCAG GTTGACCAACTCCTTGTCCACCAGAAGGTGGAGCTAATCGAAG cttttttggGTTGGGAGACCAACAACCAGTATGTCGTGAAAAACAGCCTGGGACAGCAGGTGTGGCTCGCCGCAGAAGAAAGCGACTTTTGCACCAGGATGGTCTGCGGTTCCGTACGCTCGTTCGTCATGCGCCTCCGGGACAACGTGGGGCGGGAAACGATCACGATCGCACGGCCTTTAAATTGCAGCAGCTGCTGTTTTCCCTGCTGCCTACAGGAA CTGGAGGTTCAGGCTCCTCCCGGCACTGCGATTGGATACGTGACTCAGGACTGGCACCCGTATCTCCCCAAGTTCACTATCAGGGATGTGACGAGGAGAGCGATGCTGAGGATCGTCGGGCCTTTCTGCCATTGGAACTGCTGCTCCGATGTCATTTTTAAG ATCACGTCCCTGGACGAGGCTTCAGTAATCGGTACGATAAGCAAGCAGTGGGCAGGATTGGACATGGAAATGTTTACGGACGCAGATCATTTCGGAGTGCGGTTTCCCATGGACCTGGATGTTAAAATCAAAGCTGTGGTGTTGGCTGCTTGTTTCCTCATT GATTTCATGTTTTTTGAGCATTTGCCCAAACAACACTGA
- the LOC124387652 gene encoding phospholipid scramblase 2-like isoform X1 — MYAQGELPGPPGSIPMVPAYNTDPYGNAFSNGHVPLPPGFVPPQVPQMMAGYVPPQIPTIMPAPQRPPGCPPGLEYLTQVDQLLVHQKVELIEAFLGWETNNQYVVKNSLGQQVWLAAEESDFCTRMVCGSVRSFVMRLRDNVGRETITIARPLNCSSCCFPCCLQELEVQAPPGTAIGYVTQDWHPYLPKFTIRDVTRRAMLRIVGPFCHWNCCSDVIFKITSLDEASVIGTISKQWAGLDMEMFTDADHFGVRFPMDLDVKIKAVVLAACFLIDFMFFEHLPKQH, encoded by the exons ATGTACGCACAAG GAGAACTTCCCGGCCCTCCAGGCTCCATCCCTATGGTCCCGG CTTACAACACCGATCCATACGGCAACGCTTTCTCAAACGGACATGTTCCTCTGCCACCAG GTTTTGTGCCCCCACAGGTACCTCAGATGATGGCAG GGTATGTGCCACCTCAGATACCCACCATAATGCCTGCCCCTCAGAGACCGCCAGGATGCCCACCTGGACTGGAGTACTTGACCCAG GTTGACCAACTCCTTGTCCACCAGAAGGTGGAGCTAATCGAAG cttttttggGTTGGGAGACCAACAACCAGTATGTCGTGAAAAACAGCCTGGGACAGCAGGTGTGGCTCGCCGCAGAAGAAAGCGACTTTTGCACCAGGATGGTCTGCGGTTCCGTACGCTCGTTCGTCATGCGCCTCCGGGACAACGTGGGGCGGGAAACGATCACGATCGCACGGCCTTTAAATTGCAGCAGCTGCTGTTTTCCCTGCTGCCTACAGGAA CTGGAGGTTCAGGCTCCTCCCGGCACTGCGATTGGATACGTGACTCAGGACTGGCACCCGTATCTCCCCAAGTTCACTATCAGGGATGTGACGAGGAGAGCGATGCTGAGGATCGTCGGGCCTTTCTGCCATTGGAACTGCTGCTCCGATGTCATTTTTAAG ATCACGTCCCTGGACGAGGCTTCAGTAATCGGTACGATAAGCAAGCAGTGGGCAGGATTGGACATGGAAATGTTTACGGACGCAGATCATTTCGGAGTGCGGTTTCCCATGGACCTGGATGTTAAAATCAAAGCTGTGGTGTTGGCTGCTTGTTTCCTCATT GATTTCATGTTTTTTGAGCATTTGCCCAAACAACACTGA